Proteins from one Methanococcus maripaludis C5 genomic window:
- a CDS encoding ABC transporter ATP-binding protein, translating into MVLKLENISKNFEENTVLKDINFECAEELVSLVGSSGCGKTTCLRVIAGFEKPDQGRLFLNGEDITNLPPNKRNIGMVFQNYALFPHLTVFENIAYGLKLKNLSKNEISEKVKNSIDIVNLGGYETYSIEELSGGMQQRVAITRAMVIEPKAMLLDEPLSNLDAKLRIKMRKELKELQRSLGIPTIYVTHDQEEALALSDKVAVMNKGIIEQFGKPYSIYSTPKTEHVAKFIGIVNEIPLSILKELNIENYADKKYFVRPESMKFGNGNFNGRILDQEFLGSITRYVIKHGDFLFTIQTNNSTDFRTGDEISFDFDKNSIISI; encoded by the coding sequence ATGGTTTTAAAACTTGAAAATATTTCAAAAAACTTCGAAGAAAACACGGTTTTAAAAGATATTAATTTTGAATGCGCAGAAGAACTTGTATCTCTTGTTGGTTCTAGCGGGTGTGGAAAAACAACGTGTTTAAGGGTTATAGCAGGATTTGAAAAACCTGATCAAGGCAGACTTTTTTTGAATGGTGAAGATATAACAAATCTTCCACCAAACAAGCGAAATATCGGGATGGTATTTCAAAACTACGCATTATTCCCACATTTAACTGTTTTTGAAAATATTGCATATGGTTTAAAGCTAAAAAATCTAAGCAAAAATGAAATTTCAGAAAAAGTAAAAAATTCAATAGATATTGTGAATTTAGGGGGATATGAAACATATTCTATCGAAGAATTGAGTGGTGGGATGCAGCAACGGGTTGCAATTACAAGAGCAATGGTAATTGAACCAAAAGCAATGCTTTTAGATGAACCTCTTAGTAATTTAGATGCAAAACTCAGGATAAAGATGAGAAAAGAGCTTAAAGAATTACAAAGAAGTCTCGGGATTCCAACGATTTATGTAACACACGATCAAGAAGAAGCACTAGCATTATCCGATAAAGTTGCAGTAATGAATAAAGGGATAATTGAACAGTTTGGAAAACCTTATTCAATTTATTCAACTCCTAAAACAGAACATGTGGCCAAATTTATTGGAATTGTTAATGAAATTCCCCTTTCGATATTAAAAGAATTAAATATTGAAAATTACGCTGATAAAAAGTATTTTGTAAGGCCGGAATCAATGAAATTTGGAAACGGAAACTTTAATGGAAGAATTTTAGATCAAGAATTCTTGGGCAGTATTACAAGATATGTTATAAAGCACGGTGATTTTTTATTTACCATTCAAACTAATAATTCAACAGATTTTAGAACAGGCGATGAAATTTCATTTGATTTTGATAAGAACAGTATTATTTCAATTTAA
- a CDS encoding iron ABC transporter permease, with translation MKELFKKEMLPKIYPKILENGFYILANAFLLLFIMYPIFVVFIQSVYGSNGFTLEFYSKFISDSYYFSILKNSVVVACFSTLISIVLGFIFSIIIFKTDFKFKNFFKVAVFLPIITPGFISSLAYVFLFGRHGAITYGLLGLEPSIYGWKSVVIMQSIDYTTTAFFIISAVLLGISGEFEDAARNLGSNEFQVFKKVTFPLLIPGILSAGLLIFMQSMADFGTPIIVGGNFNTLATASYFEIIGRYNTQMASTLSVVLLFPSLALFYLYSKYHKGYGLKKSKLTKYSLSNLQKTVLGIPAVFFSIIAYLLFFAVFVASFTKSFGHNYALTLDYFYEAIGAGQLAIKNTLVYSLSSSILVAFLGVAYSYIVYRGKFFGRKLMDLIITLPFAIPGTFMGLGYLLAFNNYPLLLNGTSSIIILNCMVRKLPFSFKTGNSVLSQIEESVEEASLNLGANRLKTFYKVVLPLLKPAIIFSMIYTFIATIKSLGSIIFLMTANTKVLSAMVFESTINRQLGVGACYSMFMVILSIIGILGILRLKGDKQWF, from the coding sequence ATGAAAGAACTTTTTAAAAAAGAAATGCTACCAAAAATTTACCCAAAAATCCTTGAAAATGGTTTTTATATCCTTGCGAATGCTTTTTTATTGTTATTCATAATGTACCCCATATTTGTTGTATTTATACAGTCGGTTTACGGCTCAAACGGTTTTACACTCGAATTTTATTCCAAATTTATTTCAGATTCGTACTATTTTAGTATTTTAAAAAACAGCGTCGTTGTAGCGTGCTTTTCAACACTAATTTCCATTGTATTAGGTTTTATTTTTTCAATAATCATTTTTAAAACGGATTTCAAGTTTAAAAATTTTTTTAAAGTCGCAGTTTTTCTACCGATAATCACACCCGGATTTATTTCATCACTCGCATACGTTTTTCTTTTTGGACGGCACGGGGCTATTACTTACGGGTTACTGGGGCTAGAACCAAGTATTTATGGCTGGAAAAGTGTCGTGATAATGCAGTCGATTGATTACACGACAACCGCGTTTTTTATAATTTCTGCGGTACTTCTGGGAATTTCTGGAGAATTTGAGGATGCTGCAAGAAATCTTGGTTCAAACGAATTTCAGGTTTTCAAAAAAGTAACCTTTCCCTTATTAATTCCAGGAATATTGAGCGCAGGGCTTTTGATATTTATGCAATCAATGGCGGATTTTGGAACTCCAATAATCGTTGGCGGAAATTTCAATACCCTTGCAACAGCATCATATTTTGAGATAATTGGAAGATACAACACACAAATGGCATCAACTCTCAGTGTGGTACTTCTTTTTCCATCATTGGCCCTTTTTTACCTATATTCTAAATACCACAAAGGTTATGGTCTCAAAAAATCCAAATTAACAAAATATTCACTTAGCAACTTACAAAAAACAGTTCTGGGGATTCCAGCAGTATTTTTCTCAATAATTGCGTATCTTTTGTTTTTCGCAGTTTTTGTAGCATCATTTACGAAGAGTTTTGGCCACAACTATGCATTGACACTAGATTATTTTTATGAAGCAATTGGCGCAGGACAATTGGCAATAAAAAACACGTTAGTATATTCCCTATCTTCAAGCATTTTGGTGGCGTTTTTAGGTGTTGCTTATTCATATATTGTGTATCGCGGAAAGTTTTTCGGCCGAAAGCTAATGGATCTGATAATAACCCTTCCTTTTGCAATACCTGGAACTTTTATGGGTTTAGGTTACCTTTTAGCGTTCAATAATTATCCGTTGTTACTTAACGGAACATCTTCAATTATAATTTTGAATTGTATGGTTCGAAAGCTTCCATTCTCATTTAAAACGGGAAATTCTGTACTGTCACAAATAGAAGAATCTGTTGAAGAAGCATCTCTTAATCTTGGTGCAAATCGGTTAAAAACATTTTACAAAGTAGTGCTGCCTTTATTAAAACCTGCAATAATATTTAGCATGATATATACCTTCATTGCAACAATAAAGTCGTTAGGTTCCATAATTTTCTTAATGACTGCAAATACAAAAGTGTTATCTGCAATGGTGTTCGAATCAACGATAAATCGGCAGCTCGGTGTTGGAGCATGCTATTCAATGTTTATGGTTATACTCTCGATAATTGGAATTTTAGGGATATTGAGATTGAAAGGGGATAAACAATGGTTTTAA
- a CDS encoding 4Fe-4S binding protein, which translates to MSYNDEEFNKIFTKGKFLKNIIFNLFKPYKNPKFIGETKNPELDECICCGLCVDVCPTNAISVFKFRDIICEHCGACANACPVDAIEKNRYSVDPEKCIKCGYCSIFCTIPILKNEMPIPKVPEVTKECNNCKLCIQKCPKKAISFENGKISINPEKCNLCMKCVEFCPLNALLSPQDALKSKIIKVDLNSCIFCKDCEEVCPVK; encoded by the coding sequence ATGTCCTACAACGACGAAGAATTCAACAAAATTTTTACAAAAGGAAAATTTTTAAAAAATATTATTTTTAATTTATTTAAACCCTATAAAAATCCAAAGTTTATCGGGGAAACTAAGAATCCAGAACTCGATGAGTGTATTTGTTGCGGGTTATGTGTTGATGTATGTCCAACAAACGCAATATCTGTTTTTAAATTTCGAGATATAATCTGTGAGCACTGCGGTGCATGTGCAAATGCATGTCCTGTTGATGCAATTGAAAAAAACCGATATTCAGTGGATCCTGAAAAATGTATAAAATGTGGGTACTGTTCAATATTTTGCACAATTCCAATTTTAAAAAATGAAATGCCGATTCCAAAAGTTCCCGAAGTTACAAAAGAATGTAATAACTGTAAATTATGTATTCAAAAATGCCCTAAAAAGGCAATTTCTTTTGAAAACGGTAAAATTTCAATAAATCCTGAAAAATGCAATTTATGCATGAAATGTGTTGAATTCTGCCCGCTTAATGCTTTATTATCCCCACAAGATGCACTAAAATCTAAAATTATCAAGGTAGATTTAAATTCCTGCATTTTTTGTAAAGATTGCGAGGAAGTATGCCCCGTTAAATAA
- a CDS encoding ABC transporter substrate-binding protein: MKKLNGILAILCIMAALVFAGCTEQQASEVSEEEPIVTVYVAYGGLDLIAEEFEKDTGIKMEYVSLSSGEALSRLKAEQSNPSADVWLGGGIDAFISAQNDGLLEAYKSPNAEEIDPLFVEENGYWIGVSLVTIGILENTDLMTEKGLPEPETWDDLITEDYSGELIASNPTVSGTAYFTICGILQMNGEEEGWNYLDKFYQNTPFLTKRGSGPGNLVTAGEYAYGVAPDPHTTLIANSELPVKSVFLDNVIWWPSPVSIVNGAKHPENAKIFVDWCLSKEGQEVLMQASPRVPVRGDIEVIEGVPNPEELNFIDMDFVYWGENRDRILDEWESRYREISTTE, encoded by the coding sequence TTGAAAAAATTAAATGGCATACTCGCTATCTTATGCATTATGGCGGCCCTCGTGTTTGCAGGATGTACTGAACAGCAAGCTTCAGAAGTATCTGAAGAAGAACCGATTGTGACAGTATATGTTGCATACGGAGGACTTGATTTAATTGCAGAAGAATTTGAAAAAGATACGGGCATAAAAATGGAATACGTGTCCCTTTCATCTGGTGAGGCACTTTCCAGATTAAAGGCTGAACAAAGTAATCCTTCAGCAGACGTATGGCTTGGAGGAGGAATAGATGCATTTATAAGTGCACAAAACGATGGATTACTCGAAGCATACAAATCTCCTAATGCAGAAGAGATTGATCCATTATTTGTTGAAGAAAATGGTTACTGGATAGGAGTTTCTCTTGTTACAATAGGAATTTTAGAAAATACCGATTTAATGACAGAAAAAGGATTACCTGAGCCAGAAACTTGGGATGATTTAATAACCGAAGATTACAGTGGTGAATTAATTGCATCAAACCCAACTGTTTCAGGTACTGCATACTTTACAATATGTGGAATTCTTCAAATGAATGGTGAAGAAGAAGGCTGGAATTACCTTGATAAATTCTACCAAAACACTCCGTTCCTTACAAAAAGGGGAAGTGGACCTGGAAATTTAGTAACTGCTGGTGAATACGCTTATGGTGTAGCACCTGATCCACACACGACATTAATCGCAAATTCAGAATTACCTGTAAAATCTGTATTTTTGGATAACGTTATCTGGTGGCCTTCACCAGTTTCAATAGTAAACGGTGCAAAACACCCTGAAAACGCAAAAATATTTGTTGACTGGTGTCTTTCAAAAGAAGGTCAGGAAGTATTGATGCAGGCAAGCCCTCGTGTACCTGTAAGGGGAGATATTGAAGTTATCGAAGGAGTTCCAAACCCTGAAGAACTCAATTTCATCGACATGGATTTCGTGTACTGGGGAGAAAACAGAGATAGAATTTTGGATGAATGGGAATCCCGATACCGAGAAATTTCAACTACTGAATAA